Proteins from one Mixophyes fleayi isolate aMixFle1 chromosome 9, aMixFle1.hap1, whole genome shotgun sequence genomic window:
- the LOC142101820 gene encoding zinc finger MYM-type protein 1-like, translated as MDLYHHKSGAQKRKEKKAKDKRTSEGRRTLESVGFTVSSHLSEHEGQKEVAGSSTITSGIDEVNENLTVIVLDDDDDDDDVSGSSSMLTCASGTDTTLISEPHTSSAHLTSARKGDVTEVCSTAYSEGASDIELDSNRQLLKCDIGLLQPGFSVAQIEDAVRQGPEPHPTFFPPDKHGSQFPFYILNFHLPNKEKYPRDWLVWSKSKQALFCFPCFLFSKLPVTHRSVLTTEIGWGPSKGYKKLYNKIPDHENSNNHRTCYVDWRDLQTNLEKNMTVDSLLWHKIQNETEVWKALLRRFLDVVLFLAERGLAFRGSSNLIGHPKNGNFLGMLEVVSHYDPLLAEHLKKVKQAQMEKKRLQVHYLSAEIQNEFISCCAEYVFNCILKERENAKYFSIIVDATPDSAHMEQTTFILRYVLVVNNEYQVLERFLEFVNCNKKTGEAIADLILETLQKRNIPINDCRGQGYDNGSNMSGAYKGVQARILQVNSLAIFSPCACHSLNLCGVHAAECCPEVVTFFGIVQKLYNIFSGSPQRWEILKANIGASLHSMSNTRWSARVESVKPFAERLPGIQKAIESVLELNLTSEIRTDLDSVSIYLDSFDCVLMASIWLKVLTAINYRSTVLQARNTTIDKEVENLSSLVDELKAIRNNWQALLNESRLVAENLNIPTEFRSFQQRRQRKRRRFFDESSTEESFSNSTPEEMFKCKVFHILLDSVIGNMTTRFDAAKAINSLFSILWLFPEVEDEEVREKANQLPKRYEDDVTQTICDELIHLKSIYKSNLGEESLSPIKLLNKLKHQKLERLFPNIVVALRLFCTIPVTVAQAERSFSCLSRIKDVLRSTMTQNRLNDLGLLSIEASLARNCDFSSIIDLFSSRKARKALL; from the coding sequence ATGGATTTGTATCATCATAAATCTGGCGCCCAGAaacgtaaagaaaaaaaagcaaaagacaaAAGGACCAGTGAAGGTCGGAGAACTCTTGAAAGTGTAGGATTTACTGTTTCCTCTCATTTGTCTGAGCATGAAGGTCAGAAGGAGGTGGCTGGATCTTCAACAATAACAAGTGGAATTGATGAAGTTAATGAAAATCTAACTGTTATTgttcttgatgatgatgatgatgatgatgatgttagtggTTCAAGTAGTATGCTAACATGTGCTTCTGGCACAGACACTACACTGATTTCAGAACCACATACAAGTTCTGCACACTTAACTTCTGCACGTAAAGGTGATGTTACTGAGGTTTGTTCCACAGCTTACTCAGAGGGGGCATCTGATATCGAATTAGATAGCAACAGGCAGCTATTGAAATGTGATATAGGCCTTCTGCAACCAGGTTTCTCAGTGGCCCAAATAGAAGATGCCGTACGACAGGGACCAGAACCACACCCAACCTTTTTCCCACCTGATAAACATGGCAGCcaatttcctttttatatattaaattttcaCTTaccaaacaaagaaaaatatcctCGCGACTGGTTAGTTTGGAGTAAGAGTAAGCAAGCTTTGTTCTGCTTTCCCTGTTTTTTATTCAGCAAGCTCCCAGTAACACATCGTTCAGTTTTGACAACAGAAATCGGTTGGGGACCTTCGAAAGGTTATaaaaaactgtacaataaaatacctGACCATGAAAATAGTAATAACCATCGTACATGTTATGTAGACTGGCGAGATTTGCAAACCAATCTTGAAAAAAACATGACAGTTGATAGTTTATTATGGCACAAAATCCAGAATGAAACCGAGGTTTGGAAAGCCTTATTGCGAAGATTTCTGGATGTAGTTCTGTTTCTTGCAGAACGTGGACTGGCTTTTAGAGGATCAAGCAACCTAATTGGACATCCAAAAAATGGCAATTTTCTAGGAATGTTAGAAGTTGTAAGCCACTACGACCCTTTGCTTGCAGAGCAtttgaaaaaagtaaaacaggcacaaatggagaaaaaaagattaCAAGTACATTACTTGTCAGCAGAAATTCAAAATGAATTCATATCATGTTGTGCCGAATATgtgtttaactgcattttaaaggaGAGAGAAAATGCAAAGTATTTTTCTATTATTGTAGATGCAACACCAGACTCAGCACACATGGAACAAACTACCTTCATTTTGCGTTATGTTCTTGTCGTAAACAATGAATATCAAGTTTTAGAACGATTTTTGGAATTTGtcaactgcaataaaaaaacaggGGAAGCTATTGCAGATTTAATTCTGGAAACGCTTCAAAAACGTAATATTCCAATAAATGATTGTCGTGGACAAGGCTATGACAATGGTTCTAACATGAGTGGAGCATACAAAGGTGTCCAAGCTCGAATTTTACAAGTAAATTCTCTGGCTATTTTTTCTCCTTGTGCCTGTCACAGTTTAAATCTGTGTGGTGTccatgcagcagaatgttgtccTGAGGTTGTGACATTTTTTGGCATTGTACAAAAGCTGTATAATATATTCAGTGGCAGTCCTCAGAGGTGGGAAATTTTGAAAGCAAACATCGGTGCTTCACTCCACTCCATGTCAAATACACGTTGGTCTGCAAGGGTAGAGAGTGTCAAACCCTTTGCTGAAAGACTTCCTGGGATCCAAAAGGCAATTGAGTCAGTGTTGGAACTTAACCTAACATCAGAAATTCGAACAGATCTTGATTCTGTAAGCATATATTTGGATTCTTTTGATTGTGTTTTGATGGCATCTATTTGGCTAAAAGTCCTTACAGCTATAAATTACAGAAGCACAGTTTTGCAAGCACGAAATACCACAATTGATAAAGAAGTTGAAAATCTTTCCAGTCTGGTAGATGAATTAAAAGCAATTAGAAATAATTGGCAAGCTCTCTTAAATGAATCCAGACTGGTTGCTGAAAATTTAAATATACCAACTGAGTTTAGATCTTTTCAGCAAAGACGTCAAAGAAAAAGGAGAAGATTTTttgatgaatcatcaactgaagaaTCTTTCTCTAATTCAACCCCAGAAGAGATGTTCAAGTGCAAAGTATTTCACATTCTTTTGGACAGCGTCATAGGCAATATGACAACAAGATTTGATGCAGCAAAAGCCATAAATTctttattcagtattttatggctcTTTCCTGAGGTAGAGGATGAAGAAGTTAGAGAAAAGGCAAACCAGCTTCCAAAAAGATACGAAGATGATGTTACCCAAACTATTTGTGATGAGCTAATACACCTTAAATCAATATACAAATCAAATTTAGGAGAAGAATCTCTTTCACCTATCAAACTCCTAAACAAATTGAAGCACCAGAAGCTTGAACGCCTGTTTCCGAATATTGTTGTTGCCTTAAGGTTGTTCTGCACCATACCCGTAACAGTGGCTCAAGCTGAACGCTCTTTCAGTTGTCTCTCAAGAATAAAAGATGTTTTAAGATCAACAATGACTCAGAATCGTTTAAATGATTTAGGTCTGCTATCAATAGAGGCTAGCTTGGCCAGAAATTGCGATTTCTCAAGTATTATCGATTTATTTTCAAGTCGTAAAGCTCGTAAAGCTCTACTGTAA